From the Oryza glaberrima chromosome 5, OglaRS2, whole genome shotgun sequence genome, one window contains:
- the LOC127775055 gene encoding uncharacterized protein LOC127775055, translating to MTTPLPVSAGDASRVLFTGIRDHTDILIEVLLRLPPWSLCQLRCVCKLWLERTTSSTFLSAYAERHTTNPSNWFLLDRTIFIDTAPTPRGPIRALLRNSEPPKVSSIITSSRMCSIRRKESFYDQLPMVVSYSGGLILLTGNENNYYVCNPFTGDTFLLPVPKPQLRNAESLGIVARDGEYVVAELMMSCLRSFSSVNGRWEEKPLVCPQFSRGDMVFSSGGMLHWVDLNCGILSCDPFASEPTVLFINLPEASGRPTRGLDEWIHMRYVGVSAGRLCFFDIDEDDGESGSMSLWALGGNSGEWVLEYKVDFEDLWEDESYDDYSLDEDEVPLVGLVDPLNEHSVYVISQDCLFNIDLKTKQILNCTTQTNAGREVGSSPPIACVVPPLPHLVSPYPSCLRKEASNSDPQEAGSSDKPQKSGKGRRRKSKT from the exons ATGACAACTCCACTCCCTGTCAGTGCTGGTGATGCTTCACGAGTCCTCTTCACTGGCATTCGAGACCACACTGACATCCTCATCGAGGTCCTCCTTCGGCTGCCACCCTGGTCCCTCTGCCAACTACGCTGTGTATGCAAACTATGGCTAGAGCGGACAACATCGTCCACCTTCCTCTCTGCCTATGCTGAACGTCATACCACCAACCCTTCAAACTGGTTCCTCCTGGACCGAACAATCTTTATTGACACTGCCCCCACACCCCGAGGCCCAATACGTGCACTGCTTCGCAATTCTGAACCACCAAAAGTTTCATCAATCATCACCTCCTCTCGCATGTGTTCCATTCGCCGGAAAGAGTCCTTCTATGACCAGCTACCCATGGTTGTCAGCTACAGTGGTGGCCTCATCCTGCTCACTGGCAATGAAAATAACTACTATGTCTGCAACCCATTCACTGGAGATACTTTCCTTCTACCAGTTCCGAAGCCCCAACTCCGCAATGCTGAAAGCTTGGGCATTGTTGCTCGGGATGGTGAGTATGTGGTTGCTGAACTCATGATGTCCTGTCTACGTTCCTTCTCATCAGTAAATGGCCGTTGGGAGGAGAAGCCTCTCGTATGCCCTCAATTCTCCAGGGGTGACATGGTATTCTCCTCTGGTGGGATGCTTCATTGGGTTGATCTCAACTGTGGCATACTCTCCTGTGACCCATTTGCATCAGAACCAACTGTACTTTTTATCAACCTGCCAGAGGCCAGTGGAAGACCCACCCGTGGCCTGGATGAATGGATCCACATGAGGTATGTTGGTGTCTCTGCTGGGCGGTTGTGCTTCTTTGACATTGATGAGGATGATGGAGAATCTGGGTCAATGAGCTTGTGGGCACTAGGTGGGAACAGTGGTGAGTGGGTGTTGGAATACAAAGTGGATTTCGAAGATCTGTGGGAAGATGAAAGCTATGATGATTATTCGCTGGATGAGGATGAGGTTCCATTAGTTGGCTTGGTTGACCCATTGAATGAGCACAGTGTGTACGTGATTTCTCAGGACTGCCTCTTCAACATCGATCTGAAGACAAAGCAAATTCTTAATTGTACAACACAGACTAATGCTGGGAGGGAGGTTGGATCTTCTCCTCCAATTGCTTGCGTGGTGCCCCCTTTACCGCACTTGGTGTCTCCCTATCCGTCAT GTTTAAGGAAAGAAGCAAGCAACAGTGATCCTCAGGAGGCAGGAAGCAGTGACAAGCCCCAAAAGTCTGGGAAGGGCAGGAGAAGGAAATCGAAGACGTGA